A genomic segment from Tachypleus tridentatus isolate NWPU-2018 unplaced genomic scaffold, ASM421037v1 Hic_cluster_2, whole genome shotgun sequence encodes:
- the LOC143243042 gene encoding signal peptidase complex catalytic subunit SEC11A, whose protein sequence is MLEYLEDVKRMNKRQLVYQALNFGMIVSSALMIWKGLMVVTGSESPIVVVLSGSMEPAFHRGDLLFLTNHKEDPIRVGDIVVFKIEGRDIPIVHRVLKLHEKEDGSVKILTKGDNNSVDDRGLYAAGQLWLNKKDIVGRARGFVPYVGIVTILMNDYPKLKYAVLGCLGLFVLVHRE, encoded by the exons atgctGGAATATTTGGAGGATGTTAAGCGAATGAATAAGCGTCAA CTTGTGTATCAAGCACTAAATTTTGGTATGATCGTATCCTCTGCATTGATGATTTGGAAAGGCTTAATGGTAGTTACAGGCAGTGAAAGCCCGATTGTCGTTGTTCTGAG tggAAGTATGGAACCTGCATTTCATCGAGGAGATCTGTTGTTTTTAACTAACCATAAGGAGGATCCCATCAGAGTTGGAGACATcgttgtttttaaaatagaagGTCGGGATATTCCTATTGTCCATAGGGTACTGAAGCTACATGAAAA agaAGATGGATCTGTTAAAATTCTAACCAAAGGTGATAATAATTCTGTGGACGATCGTGGACTGTATGCAGCTGGTCAGCTGTGGCTAAACAAAAAAGACATTGTGGGTCGTGCAAGAGG GTTTGTTCCATATGTAGGAATTGTTACAATACTTATGAATGACTATCCAAAACTGAAG tatgCAGTACTTGGATGCCTTGGACTCTTTGTTCTAGTTCATCGAGAATGA